One genomic region from Granulicatella adiacens ATCC 49175 encodes:
- a CDS encoding DUF6994 family protein, whose amino-acid sequence MNEGINELFTYCALDKDGKNIIAKISEMNDWKKVYVESFKKSYISELQIPNTVRAFYCDPDTTYKKDYDHHFFERLVIFLNVQETKFRKKLKGIYKYIFEEGQGIKVIEVRKNKTKKLFYLRSDQLGFSVPTSAKIHPYDLYIKRSESPECAVSQVAEWVISSRIIGGSFLWPFSFYETYNMRKGGTIKSNRSHYIQDRVDLTLWEIYYWYNKNEKSTIMTRVKNEQAKEDLKKWLSHFKDFETYIEFFCFEAFVSKEKSIKSANLRPINILTGKNEEPKWGEKGENPKIEITSDLEFNTIEEMLKELNKKILIRSEKMEQIIYSECNENSKTK is encoded by the coding sequence ATGAACGAGGGAATTAACGAACTTTTTACTTATTGTGCATTGGATAAAGATGGAAAAAATATTATCGCTAAGATTAGTGAAATGAACGACTGGAAGAAAGTATATGTAGAGAGTTTCAAGAAATCATATATTTCGGAATTACAAATACCGAATACAGTAAGAGCCTTTTATTGTGACCCTGATACGACTTATAAAAAAGACTATGACCATCACTTTTTCGAAAGATTAGTTATTTTTTTAAATGTACAAGAAACAAAATTTAGAAAAAAATTAAAAGGAATTTACAAATATATATTCGAAGAAGGACAAGGTATTAAAGTTATTGAGGTTAGAAAGAATAAAACAAAAAAACTGTTTTATCTAAGATCGGACCAGTTGGGATTTTCTGTCCCAACTAGCGCAAAAATTCATCCTTATGATTTGTACATTAAAAGAAGCGAGAGTCCAGAATGTGCAGTAAGTCAAGTTGCCGAGTGGGTTATTTCTTCAAGAATTATAGGTGGTTCTTTCCTCTGGCCGTTTTCATTTTATGAAACCTACAATATGCGTAAAGGAGGAACTATAAAATCTAATCGAAGTCATTATATACAGGATCGTGTTGATTTAACGCTTTGGGAAATTTATTATTGGTATAACAAAAACGAGAAATCGACAATAATGACAAGGGTTAAAAATGAGCAAGCAAAAGAAGATTTGAAGAAGTGGTTATCTCACTTTAAAGACTTTGAAACTTATATAGAATTTTTCTGCTTTGAGGCATTTGTAAGTAAAGAAAAATCAATAAAAAGTGCTAACCTTAGACCGATTAATATTTTAACTGGTAAGAATGAAGAACCTAAGTGGGGTGAAAAAGGAGAGAATCCTAAAATTGAAATAACTTCAGACCTTGAATTTAATACTATTGAAGAAATGTTAAAGGAACTGAACAAAAAGATACTTATTCGTTCGGAAAAAATGGAACAAATTATTTATAGCGAATGTAACGAGAACAGCAAAACGAAATAG
- a CDS encoding cysteine hydrolase family protein, protein MKALIVLDCQKGMLARGNFDQLRENILKLQEMFKASGDLIIHTRHIDENEESIIYNRDERGALDEELSADADFIVEKDSPNIFQSEELKTILANHPVDEVVITGLNAEYCCLFSAIIASDRGYKVTYIEDATGSVNDGDTYEMPGLDLVDFVGCVLDWSGQVEVLYFDEFKERR, encoded by the coding sequence GTGAAAGCACTAATTGTTTTAGATTGTCAAAAAGGGATGTTAGCTAGAGGGAATTTTGACCAGCTTCGAGAGAATATTTTGAAGTTACAAGAGATGTTTAAAGCGAGCGGGGACCTTATTATTCATACGCGTCATATTGATGAGAATGAAGAGAGTATTATTTACAATCGCGACGAGCGAGGAGCGCTTGACGAAGAGCTTTCTGCGGATGCGGATTTTATCGTTGAAAAAGACTCGCCAAATATTTTCCAGAGTGAAGAGTTAAAGACGATTCTTGCGAACCATCCGGTAGATGAAGTGGTGATTACGGGATTGAACGCGGAATATTGCTGCTTATTCTCTGCCATTATCGCGTCAGACAGAGGCTACAAGGTGACTTACATTGAAGATGCAACGGGCAGCGTCAATGACGGCGACACTTATGAAATGCCAGGGCTCGACCTTGTGGATTTCGTTGGCTGCGTCTTGGATTGGTCTGGGCAAGTCGAGGTCCTATACTTCGATGAGTTCAAAGAGAGACGGTAA
- a CDS encoding SAP domain-containing protein yields the protein MAENRPSFEEIKSFEEFNQYYWYREELSQICKSLGLEYRGTKKELTFIIEQYFQGNKIEKSLSKSRKTQSEVITLETPLLNCGFSFNQKFRDYFSAVTGVSPFKFNADMATAWRKVKRDNNLQFTIQDMIKIYYGESDYAKYDHSACQWNQFLKDFCADESSHQYANKLTVAAILWREVRDSKNEKVYSKQLLKEHSHKIEEYRK from the coding sequence TTGGCGGAAAACAGACCTAGTTTTGAAGAGATAAAATCATTTGAAGAATTTAACCAATACTATTGGTATCGAGAGGAACTTTCCCAAATTTGTAAGTCTCTTGGTTTAGAGTACAGAGGTACGAAGAAAGAATTGACTTTTATAATTGAACAATATTTTCAAGGAAATAAAATAGAGAAATCTTTGAGTAAAAGCCGTAAAACTCAATCCGAAGTAATCACTTTAGAGACTCCGCTCCTGAACTGTGGTTTTTCTTTTAACCAGAAGTTTAGAGATTATTTTTCAGCGGTAACAGGGGTTAGTCCGTTTAAATTCAATGCGGATATGGCAACTGCTTGGCGAAAAGTAAAAAGGGATAATAATCTACAATTTACGATTCAAGATATGATTAAAATTTATTATGGAGAGTCAGATTATGCCAAGTATGATCATTCGGCTTGTCAGTGGAATCAATTTTTAAAAGACTTTTGTGCAGATGAAAGTAGCCATCAGTATGCTAACAAGTTAACCGTTGCTGCTATCCTTTGGAGGGAAGTTCGAGATTCAAAGAATGAAAAAGTTTATTCCAAACAGCTTCTGAAAGAACATAGCCACAAAATAGAGGAGTATCGTAAGTAA
- a CDS encoding YSIRK signal domain/LPXTG anchor domain surface protein, protein MKRLDGKKVFGIRKLKVGVCSILLAVSFVGTKNVLAEEVATSTQPTTEENKLVTTEASPGKGQEGEKEAKETPAQKDSQLETTVEDAIPKENVETPKKADAGEKVEKVNNDASNEKLNVPANALRSVSERSANGVEADQPTTDTLNVKDFGAVGDGVTDDHDAMQAAIDAASQGLGGGKLYFPQGTYLVKKMVQLKSNIDIRLHDDATIVNGINFQGRPSIVFMTGPFINGGDKIFWEPTENISFTGGTIDMNGALNEEGTKPKNLPFINSSGGFAIGNSSNVTIRNVTFKDSYQGHAIQIAGSKNVMVDQSRFLGQALPKTIKDNAMITKESIQIEPMTRKGFPYALNETGVKSENVTIQNSYFGKSDKSGELVTAIGTHYQAVTTQNPSNIKILNNHFDNLVYSGIRFTGFTDIVIKDNVFDKKTKEESVRYREEGGALVNAFSYKNTEDVLDLNKKVVITNNRFNIKDPKTQAIRVARDSEEYLGKVKDIEVTNNIINNQAQDSEVPSIELLRISDGLTVSGNVINGGKDGIVINNSTGSITAIDNSFSNLTGNSILLLNSGDSGNISVVALGLGHADIHTENRNYHVIARNKNGYYYLATYSDDQLANLIDKIGEVFVPIARGERFERYLQFEFRKVSEEVKKSDTPAKEALVQAEANRNQKELPQTGTNSYLGAIASLVGLGVFFGVGGVKKRHEN, encoded by the coding sequence ATGAAACGTTTAGACGGCAAAAAAGTATTTGGAATTCGTAAGTTAAAAGTTGGAGTTTGTTCTATTTTGTTAGCGGTTTCTTTTGTGGGTACGAAAAATGTATTAGCAGAGGAAGTAGCTACTTCGACTCAGCCAACTACAGAAGAAAACAAACTAGTAACAACGGAGGCATCTCCTGGAAAAGGTCAAGAGGGTGAGAAAGAGGCAAAAGAAACTCCTGCTCAAAAGGACAGCCAATTAGAAACTACGGTAGAAGATGCAATTCCAAAAGAAAATGTAGAAACTCCTAAGAAGGCTGATGCCGGTGAAAAAGTAGAAAAAGTAAATAATGATGCAAGTAACGAAAAGTTAAATGTACCAGCTAACGCTCTTCGTTCTGTATCGGAAAGAAGTGCGAATGGGGTAGAAGCTGATCAACCTACAACTGATACTTTAAATGTAAAAGATTTCGGTGCAGTTGGGGATGGAGTTACGGATGATCATGATGCTATGCAGGCAGCTATCGATGCTGCATCTCAAGGACTAGGTGGAGGAAAATTATATTTCCCTCAAGGAACGTATCTTGTAAAGAAAATGGTCCAATTAAAGAGTAATATCGATATTCGCTTGCATGATGATGCAACGATTGTTAACGGAATTAATTTCCAAGGACGTCCTTCAATCGTATTTATGACGGGTCCTTTCATTAATGGAGGAGATAAGATTTTCTGGGAGCCAACAGAAAATATTAGTTTTACGGGTGGTACGATTGATATGAATGGTGCTTTGAATGAAGAAGGCACTAAACCAAAGAATTTACCGTTTATTAATTCTTCTGGTGGTTTTGCGATTGGGAATAGCTCAAATGTTACTATCCGCAATGTAACGTTTAAAGATAGTTATCAAGGGCATGCCATTCAAATTGCGGGGTCTAAAAATGTAATGGTGGATCAATCTCGTTTCTTAGGTCAAGCATTACCTAAAACGATTAAAGATAATGCGATGATTACAAAAGAGTCGATTCAAATCGAACCGATGACAAGAAAAGGATTCCCGTACGCATTAAACGAAACTGGTGTGAAGTCAGAAAATGTAACCATTCAAAATTCATACTTTGGAAAGAGTGACAAGTCTGGTGAATTGGTAACTGCAATTGGTACGCATTATCAAGCTGTTACTACTCAAAATCCTTCGAATATTAAGATTTTGAACAATCATTTCGACAACTTAGTTTATTCAGGGATACGATTTACTGGATTCACAGATATTGTGATTAAAGATAATGTATTTGATAAAAAGACAAAGGAAGAAAGTGTTCGATACAGAGAAGAGGGTGGAGCGCTTGTAAATGCCTTTAGTTACAAAAATACAGAAGATGTTCTGGACTTAAATAAGAAAGTAGTAATTACAAATAATCGATTCAATATTAAAGACCCTAAAACACAAGCAATCCGAGTAGCCAGAGATAGTGAAGAGTACTTAGGAAAAGTAAAAGATATTGAAGTAACAAACAATATTATTAATAATCAAGCTCAAGATTCTGAAGTTCCTTCAATTGAACTTCTCCGCATTAGTGATGGATTAACTGTTTCAGGCAACGTTATTAATGGCGGAAAAGATGGGATTGTCATCAATAACTCTACAGGCAGCATTACAGCAATCGATAATTCTTTTTCAAACTTAACAGGAAACTCCATTTTATTGCTAAATTCTGGAGATAGTGGAAATATTTCCGTAGTAGCTTTAGGGCTTGGACATGCTGATATTCATACAGAAAATAGGAACTATCATGTGATTGCAAGAAATAAAAATGGGTATTATTATCTTGCAACCTACTCCGATGATCAATTAGCTAATTTAATTGACAAAATTGGAGAGGTGTTCGTTCCAATCGCGCGAGGAGAACGTTTTGAAAGATATCTACAGTTTGAGTTCCGTAAGGTTTCTGAAGAAGTCAAGAAATCCGACACCCCAGCAAAAGAAGCACTCGTTCAAGCTGAAGCAAACAGAAATCAAAAAGAATTACCACAAACAGGAACGAATAGTTACTTAGGTGCTATTGCTTCCCTTGTTGGATTAGGAGTTTTTTTTGGAGTCGGAGGAGTGAAGAAACGTCATGAAAATTAA
- a CDS encoding YhfC family glutamic-type intramembrane protease: MSGFNQIVLGKTAIPSLIVTVVLLLLIGILPTVYWMRRHKGQVKISYFIAGALGFIVSARILESGFHYFFLLADNPISQFLNGNTVAFILYGMMMAGIFEECGRYIILKYIMKKHRIRENAALYGIGHGVIEILTVVLPSILLYLVIATSLQNGSVDSALAALHVTEKNADVAMQSFQAAAQFNVETAVMTVLERISSMGIHIGCTIIVYYSIIAENKKYLCGAVLLHMMADCFAAFYQRNVVGAGIAETGILVMAIVIVWIAIKIYKKLA; this comes from the coding sequence GTGAGTGGATTTAATCAAATCGTTCTTGGAAAAACCGCGATTCCTTCATTAATCGTGACAGTGGTCTTGCTTCTTTTGATAGGAATTCTACCTACCGTTTATTGGATGAGAAGACATAAAGGACAAGTGAAAATCAGTTATTTCATTGCTGGGGCATTAGGGTTTATTGTTTCTGCCCGTATTCTTGAATCAGGCTTCCATTATTTCTTTTTACTGGCTGATAATCCAATTTCTCAGTTTCTAAACGGGAATACTGTAGCATTCATTTTATATGGAATGATGATGGCAGGGATTTTTGAGGAATGTGGTCGCTATATCATATTAAAATACATTATGAAAAAACACCGCATCCGTGAAAATGCAGCTTTGTATGGAATTGGGCACGGAGTAATTGAAATTCTAACAGTTGTCCTTCCATCGATTTTGCTTTACTTAGTGATTGCGACATCCCTTCAGAATGGAAGTGTAGATTCTGCGCTTGCAGCACTACATGTTACTGAAAAGAATGCAGACGTGGCCATGCAGAGCTTTCAAGCTGCAGCACAGTTTAATGTTGAAACAGCTGTGATGACCGTTCTCGAAAGAATCAGTTCAATGGGGATTCATATTGGCTGTACCATCATCGTGTATTACAGTATCATTGCAGAAAATAAAAAATATTTATGTGGTGCCGTTTTACTACATATGATGGCGGATTGCTTTGCAGCGTTCTATCAACGAAATGTCGTGGGAGCTGGAATCGCTGAAACTGGAATTTTAGTTATGGCAATCGTCATTGTATGGATTGCGATAAAAATATATAAAAAATTGGCATAA
- a CDS encoding bifunctional glycosyltransferase family 2/GtrA family protein: MKTIVIIPAYEPEEKLIPLTQQLIAKNLEVIVVDDGSGENYLPIFTKLTGATVLTHPENKGKGEALKTAYRYIKETHAHEEVAIVTADSDGQHSPEDIVRIANRAALEQDSLVLGVRNFDASHVPLRSRLGNKITLKIFELTSGTKLSDTQTGLRGFSSTHLDKMLEISGSRFEYEMNVLMVWAKEKRPFCELDIQTIYENKNEGSHFNPLHDSFRIYKEIFQFALSSFLSFFLDYTLYAFQIFIGVPLVTANVIARMISAGFNFFVNKKFVFASDKPFLKELGGYILLASFSLTLNTLILMGLSYGLGIGPFIGKIMTEIGMFFFNWFVQKKLIFGQEKGVHYVK; encoded by the coding sequence ATGAAAACAATCGTCATTATTCCAGCATATGAACCAGAGGAAAAATTAATTCCTTTAACGCAGCAACTCATCGCCAAAAACTTAGAGGTCATCGTAGTGGATGATGGTAGTGGGGAGAACTATCTTCCAATCTTCACAAAGCTTACAGGAGCGACTGTTTTAACGCACCCTGAAAACAAAGGAAAAGGCGAAGCACTCAAAACCGCTTATCGATATATTAAAGAAACTCATGCTCATGAGGAAGTAGCGATTGTGACGGCAGACTCTGACGGACAACATAGCCCTGAAGACATCGTGCGCATCGCCAACCGAGCTGCCCTTGAACAAGATAGCCTCGTACTCGGCGTTCGAAACTTCGACGCTTCCCATGTCCCACTTAGAAGCCGCCTTGGAAACAAAATCACCTTGAAAATTTTCGAACTGACCAGCGGGACGAAACTTAGCGATACCCAAACAGGTCTGCGTGGATTCTCAAGTACGCATTTAGACAAAATGCTTGAAATCTCAGGATCACGTTTTGAATACGAAATGAACGTGTTGATGGTGTGGGCGAAAGAAAAACGTCCTTTCTGCGAGCTAGACATTCAAACGATTTATGAGAACAAAAATGAAGGGTCACACTTTAACCCTCTTCACGATTCATTCAGAATCTACAAAGAGATTTTCCAGTTCGCCCTATCATCCTTTCTCTCGTTTTTTCTAGACTACACCCTCTACGCCTTCCAGATTTTTATTGGCGTGCCACTCGTAACGGCTAACGTGATTGCAAGGATGATTAGTGCAGGATTCAACTTCTTTGTGAATAAGAAGTTCGTCTTTGCCAGCGACAAACCGTTTCTAAAAGAACTTGGCGGCTATATTTTACTCGCCAGCTTCTCATTAACGCTGAACACGCTCATCCTCATGGGCCTCAGCTACGGACTGGGTATCGGACCCTTCATCGGTAAAATCATGACCGAAATCGGGATGTTCTTCTTTAACTGGTTTGTACAAAAGAAACTGATTTTTGGACAAGAGAAAGGTGTGCATTATGTCAAATAA
- a CDS encoding ADP-ribosylglycohydrolase family protein: MLGAMVGDVVGSVYEWNNIKTKDFPLFRDDCFFTDDTVMTCAVAEAIMNGGQKDDFIDAMKKYGRMYPNADYGARFNRWLMTDNREPYNSFGNGSAMRVSPCAWVMEATIGELPSEGKRLAQLSSEVTHNHPEGIKGAMATADAIFMCRYFFGGDGSDNPAEIKRRIKEHIEKEYGYDLSKTLDEIRPTYRFNETCQDTVPQAIVAFLESTDFEDAIRNAISLGGDSDTLAAITGSIAEAAYGIPDWIQDKVYTYLDEPLKDVLRRWEEFVVIK; the protein is encoded by the coding sequence ATGTTAGGAGCAATGGTAGGAGATGTTGTGGGTTCCGTTTATGAATGGAACAATATTAAAACGAAGGATTTTCCCTTGTTTAGGGACGATTGTTTTTTCACAGATGATACGGTCATGACCTGTGCTGTGGCGGAAGCAATCATGAATGGTGGACAGAAGGATGACTTCATTGATGCCATGAAGAAGTACGGAAGAATGTATCCAAACGCGGATTACGGTGCCAGGTTTAACCGGTGGCTTATGACTGACAACCGTGAGCCTTACAATAGTTTTGGGAATGGGTCTGCGATGCGTGTTTCTCCGTGTGCTTGGGTGATGGAGGCTACAATAGGCGAGTTGCCGTCCGAGGGAAAACGTCTGGCGCAACTTTCTTCAGAGGTGACGCATAACCATCCAGAAGGAATCAAAGGCGCAATGGCAACAGCGGATGCAATCTTTATGTGCCGTTATTTCTTTGGTGGCGACGGTAGTGATAATCCTGCGGAGATTAAAAGACGTATTAAGGAACATATCGAGAAAGAGTATGGATATGATCTTTCGAAAACGTTAGATGAAATTCGTCCTACGTATCGATTCAATGAAACGTGTCAGGATACGGTTCCTCAAGCTATCGTTGCCTTTCTGGAGAGTACAGATTTTGAAGATGCGATTCGAAATGCGATTTCTCTTGGTGGGGACAGTGATACCCTTGCTGCAATCACAGGAAGTATCGCAGAGGCAGCTTATGGGATTCCGGATTGGATTCAGGATAAGGTTTATACCTATTTAGATGAGCCACTAAAAGATGTGCTCAGACGATGGGAAGAATTCGTTGTAATCAAATAA
- a CDS encoding NUDIX hydrolase: MDFRVIGDTYRYGVRVSAIVVKDGKLLTYKVESQNHLVGGAILVGEASRKAVAREVKEELGVDCEVEELMFVVENRFDYKGELHHMIEFHYKVTLLGEVPSHTLDEGKYECEWIDLQRLSEYDIRSQYLTKELPLWKAGIKQIDIGIE; this comes from the coding sequence ATGGATTTTAGAGTAATAGGAGATACTTATAGATATGGCGTTAGAGTATCAGCCATTGTAGTGAAGGATGGAAAGTTGCTTACTTATAAAGTAGAAAGCCAAAATCACTTAGTGGGTGGGGCGATATTAGTCGGCGAAGCAAGCCGGAAAGCTGTAGCCAGAGAAGTGAAAGAGGAACTAGGTGTCGATTGTGAAGTCGAAGAGTTAATGTTTGTTGTGGAGAATCGATTTGATTATAAAGGCGAACTCCATCATATGATTGAATTTCATTATAAAGTGACTCTTCTAGGGGAGGTTCCGTCTCATACGTTGGATGAAGGAAAATATGAATGTGAATGGATAGATCTCCAAAGATTAAGTGAGTATGATATACGATCTCAATATTTAACAAAAGAATTACCCCTTTGGAAAGCTGGAATAAAACAGATCGATATAGGGATAGAATAG
- a CDS encoding helix-turn-helix transcriptional regulator, with amino-acid sequence MKNRLEEIRKAKGITQEELANALEVSRQTVGSLENGRYNPSIILAFKIARFFEVSIEEVFIYEEDQNEDK; translated from the coding sequence GTGAAAAATAGACTTGAGGAAATTCGAAAGGCAAAAGGAATCACACAAGAAGAACTTGCGAATGCGCTTGAAGTGTCTAGGCAGACGGTGGGATCTTTAGAGAACGGAAGATATAACCCGTCCATTATATTGGCATTTAAAATAGCGAGGTTCTTTGAGGTATCCATTGAAGAAGTATTTATTTACGAGGAGGATCAAAATGAAGACAAATAA
- a CDS encoding aminoglycoside N(3)-acetyltransferase, whose protein sequence is MFKYMNDSIEKGLTPVTSKDLEQKFINLGIKRGDIVLAHVSMSSMGYVIGGAESLYNALRNVVGEEGTIVVPSQTVEISDPVSWHHPPVPVEWHDSIREDLPAYNKKLSFSKSMGSFSNFIGILPQAIRGEHPMYSFTAIGHRADEIAQNEGFDFPFGEQSPLGKMYALKAKILMVGTNFETNTSLHLAENRLNREVLIERSKISTTNGDEWIEFKNVDLDSYDDYLEIQKEFMKAHHVGKETLNGAELFLIDMVKCVDFTRNYYIERNLK, encoded by the coding sequence ATGTTTAAATATATGAATGATTCAATAGAAAAGGGTCTTACCCCAGTAACGAGTAAAGATTTGGAACAAAAATTTATAAATCTAGGAATAAAGCGAGGCGATATTGTACTGGCACATGTTTCGATGTCCTCTATGGGATATGTGATAGGAGGGGCAGAGAGTCTTTATAATGCTTTGAGAAACGTTGTTGGTGAAGAAGGAACAATAGTTGTACCGTCTCAAACTGTAGAAATCTCAGATCCTGTGAGCTGGCATCATCCTCCAGTTCCTGTAGAGTGGCATGATAGCATTAGAGAGGATTTGCCAGCTTATAACAAGAAATTGTCGTTTTCTAAATCAATGGGAAGTTTTAGTAATTTTATTGGAATTTTACCTCAAGCCATTAGAGGAGAACATCCGATGTACTCCTTTACAGCAATCGGTCATCGAGCGGATGAAATTGCTCAAAATGAAGGGTTTGATTTTCCATTTGGAGAACAATCGCCACTTGGGAAGATGTATGCGTTAAAGGCTAAAATATTAATGGTTGGCACAAATTTTGAGACCAACACCTCTTTACACCTAGCTGAAAACAGATTAAATCGAGAAGTATTGATAGAGCGAAGTAAAATTTCAACGACCAATGGCGATGAGTGGATTGAATTTAAAAATGTCGATTTAGATAGTTATGATGATTATTTAGAAATCCAGAAAGAATTTATGAAGGCTCATCACGTTGGAAAAGAAACTCTGAACGGGGCAGAATTATTCTTAATTGATATGGTAAAATGCGTCGATTTTACACGAAACTATTACATTGAAAGAAATCTAAAATAA
- a CDS encoding MerR family transcriptional regulator, whose amino-acid sequence MSKYTTGELAKLCNVTVRTVQYYDKRGILIPTELSEGGRRLYSESDLQRLKVICFLREVDVPIDAISQLLEEEHPEKVISILIEQQESLLMEEIQEKQEQLEKLRELQSTVQNKESFSLESIADIAVVMKGKKQLKKLYRIILSTGLVVGALQWVSIAFWIFKGMWWGFALWALLATVWLIWVCNYYYKHVKYICPECHQEFKPGKKEAFFAKHTPTTRNLTCSECGHKGFCIEIWDGDQA is encoded by the coding sequence ATGTCAAAATATACGACAGGGGAGCTTGCGAAACTTTGCAATGTGACTGTTCGAACCGTTCAGTATTATGACAAAAGAGGCATCTTAATTCCGACAGAACTTTCTGAAGGAGGTAGAAGATTATATTCTGAAAGTGATCTTCAACGTCTAAAAGTCATTTGTTTTCTTCGGGAGGTGGATGTACCCATCGATGCCATTTCTCAATTATTAGAAGAAGAACATCCTGAAAAAGTGATTTCGATTTTAATAGAACAACAGGAAAGTTTATTGATGGAAGAAATTCAAGAGAAACAAGAGCAATTAGAAAAATTGCGTGAATTACAGTCGACAGTCCAAAACAAAGAATCCTTCTCACTTGAATCCATCGCGGACATAGCAGTAGTGATGAAAGGTAAGAAACAACTCAAAAAACTTTACCGGATTATACTTTCAACAGGATTGGTGGTTGGAGCGCTTCAGTGGGTGTCTATTGCATTCTGGATTTTCAAAGGAATGTGGTGGGGATTTGCGCTATGGGCTCTTTTGGCAACGGTATGGCTTATTTGGGTATGTAACTATTATTACAAACACGTAAAATATATTTGCCCTGAGTGCCATCAAGAATTTAAACCAGGAAAGAAAGAAGCTTTTTTTGCAAAGCATACGCCAACAACCCGGAATTTAACTTGCTCAGAGTGTGGCCATAAAGGATTCTGTATTGAAATTTGGGACGGTGACCAAGCGTGA
- a CDS encoding phosphodiester glycosidase family protein: MVIADTLFISKSLAKFSNETAATTNTATGTGASGTGTSSNSSSSSSGGASTTPTVSTATAYEDDTKSISIETYERNNTQIHVATVKIKGNSSIKTALANETYGRNVTAKTSTTAKSVNAVLAINGDYYGARDAGYVVRNGKLLRSESQSADQEDLVIYKDGSFGIIKEGDITAQQLVDNGAMQVLSFGPALIENGQVAVDSSDEVGKAMASNPRTAIGIIDDSTYVFVVSDGRTSESQGLSLKQLADFIKELNVTTAYNLDGGGSSTMYFNGQIINKPTTNGRNIEEREVSDIVYL, encoded by the coding sequence ATGGTCATAGCCGATACGCTCTTTATCTCTAAGAGTCTCGCAAAGTTCAGTAACGAAACGGCAGCGACAACGAACACGGCCACAGGAACTGGCGCAAGCGGCACGGGAACGTCTAGTAACTCGAGCAGTTCAAGTAGCGGGGGCGCGTCTACAACGCCAACTGTGAGTACGGCGACCGCCTACGAGGACGACACGAAATCCATCTCGATTGAGACTTACGAGCGAAATAACACGCAAATCCACGTCGCAACCGTAAAAATCAAAGGCAACTCGTCAATTAAGACCGCCTTGGCCAACGAAACGTACGGTCGAAACGTAACGGCGAAGACTTCTACAACCGCTAAAAGCGTAAACGCGGTCCTTGCGATTAATGGAGACTACTACGGAGCCAGAGATGCTGGATACGTTGTTCGTAACGGAAAATTACTACGAAGTGAGAGCCAGAGTGCCGACCAAGAAGACTTAGTTATCTACAAGGACGGAAGCTTCGGCATCATCAAAGAAGGCGACATCACAGCCCAACAGTTAGTGGACAACGGCGCGATGCAAGTCTTGTCATTTGGCCCAGCGTTGATTGAAAACGGACAAGTAGCCGTTGATAGTTCAGACGAAGTTGGGAAAGCCATGGCGAGCAACCCGCGTACAGCCATCGGAATCATCGATGACAGCACTTATGTATTCGTGGTGTCAGACGGACGTACAAGCGAAAGCCAAGGATTATCGTTGAAACAATTAGCTGATTTTATAAAAGAATTGAACGTCACAACCGCTTATAACTTAGACGGCGGCGGATCATCAACCATGTACTTTAACGGACAAATCATTAACAAACCGACTACAAACGGTCGAAACATCGAAGAAAGAGAGGTGAGTGACATTGTCTACTTATAA